Below is a genomic region from Pseudomonas extremaustralis.
CGCCCAGGCGCACTTCGCCGCTGGTCGGTGCGCGCAAGCCGGCGAGCAGTTTGAGCAGGGTGGATTTGCCTGAGCCGTTCGGACCGACGATCCCTAGGGTTTCACCGGAGCGAACCTCCAGGTGAATATCGCGCAGCAACTCGGCCTCGCGCACCTTGAAGCCCAGCCCGGTGCAACTGAGCACCGTCATCGCGCATTCCTCCGGCCGATCAGGATCAGCGCAAACACCGGCGCGCCGACCAATGCCGTCACCACCCCGACCGGAATCACCTGGCCCTTGATCACGGTGCGCGACAGCACATCCGCCGCGATCAAAAACAACGCACCGCCCAACGCACTCGCCGGCAACAAGCGCGAGTGTCCTGTGCCCAGCAGCAGGCGCGCGGCATGGGGGATCACCAGGCCGACAAAGCCGATGGCGCCGACAATCGACACCATTACCGCCGTGACCAATGCCGCGCAGGCCACCAACACCAGTTGCACGCGGCGCACCGGAATGCCCAGGGACGCCGCCGAGTCGCGGCCAAAGGTGAACGCATCCAGCGCCCGTCGATGCCACAGGCACACCGCCAGCCCCACGATCGCCACCGGCACCGCCAGCCACACCGACGGCCAGCGCACGCCGCTGAGGTTGCCCAGCAGCCAGAACAGAATGCCGCGCGCCTGTTCGGAGCTGGCCGACTTGGTGATCAGGAACGCAGTCAGCGCGTTGAACAGCTGCGAACCGGCGATGCCCGCGAGGATGATCTGCCCGGTGCCGCCGGACGCGCCGCTGGCCCGCGCCAGCAGGATCACCAGCGCAAACGCGGCCATCGCGCCGACGAAGGCGCCCGCCGACAACGACACCAAACCGCCGCCCACGCCCATCAACACCACCAGCACCGCACCGGTCGAGGCGCCGGCGCTGATGCCCAGCAGGTAGGGATCGGCCAGCGGATTACGCAGCAACGACTGCAAGACCACCCCGCAGGTGGCCAGCCCGGCACCGCAGGCGGCGGCGACCAGGGCGCGGGTGAGGCGGTAGTTCCACACCACGCCTTCGTCGATGGGATCGAGCACGTAGCCGGCGTGCCACAGTT
It encodes:
- a CDS encoding FecCD family ABC transporter permease yields the protein MTRTLLALALLLIALLAGVAIGETAIAPKVVLQVLANKLWHAGYVLDPIDEGVVWNYRLTRALVAAACGAGLATCGVVLQSLLRNPLADPYLLGISAGASTGAVLVVLMGVGGGLVSLSAGAFVGAMAAFALVILLARASGASGGTGQIILAGIAGSQLFNALTAFLITKSASSEQARGILFWLLGNLSGVRWPSVWLAVPVAIVGLAVCLWHRRALDAFTFGRDSAASLGIPVRRVQLVLVACAALVTAVMVSIVGAIGFVGLVIPHAARLLLGTGHSRLLPASALGGALFLIAADVLSRTVIKGQVIPVGVVTALVGAPVFALILIGRRNAR